Below is a window of Aeromonas veronii DNA.
GGGTCACAAAACAGGTTGACAGCAGGTAACAGCAACAGCGCCATCATGACCAGGGCAAGTTCACTCTGAAAACGCCATGGCAAGTGGTCATCACTGGCGAGCCCGACCTGATGGTAAACTTCGTAACGTATCGCAAAAAAAAACACCATCAGCCAGTTCAACAACCAGAACCACACCATGCCACGGGCAATCGCCTGTCGACGTGCGCGGTCCAGATGCTCAGTCAGGGTTAACGGCGCGCGGCGCTGCGCTTCAGACAACATCTCTCAGACTCCGGTGAAAGGGTAAAAAGTGATTGCATTCACAGGATTCAGCACAACAATAAGCTGGATAATTATCTCTATTCGCATTGAGACCCCTGCATGATCATTCCCTGGCAAGAACTGAACGGCGACACCCTGACCCACCTGATCGAACACTTTGTGTTGCAGGAAGGAACCGAGTATGGCGAGCAGGATGTGCCGCTTGACGTCAAAGTCGACGCAGTGAGAACACAATTACAACAAGGCAAGGCAGTCATCGTCTATAGCGAGCTGCACGAATCGGTGAATATCGTGATGAAAGACCGCTTCATCGAGCAGTCTTGACCAAACCGAAATCCTGACCTTATAACGGAATTCCCAAGGAAGAGAGAATCCCATGTCGGCCAAGCACCCCATTATTGCCGTCACCGGTTCATCCGGTGCCGGCACATCTACCTCCACCAACGCCTTTCGCTCCATGTT
It encodes the following:
- a CDS encoding YheU family protein, encoding MIIPWQELNGDTLTHLIEHFVLQEGTEYGEQDVPLDVKVDAVRTQLQQGKAVIVYSELHESVNIVMKDRFIEQS